The following coding sequences lie in one Thalassoglobus polymorphus genomic window:
- a CDS encoding motility protein A: MDIATIIGLLAGTALVLGSILLGGSILPFINIPSLMITVGGSVSALLINFSLARVLSVLSVLKNCFFVKLPDANDVIEQFTEYAKVARRDGLLALEKKLDEIDDQFLKRGLELVVGGSSREELASMIETEIVYIEHRHENGKKILDSMAAAAPAFGMIGTLIGLVQMLRTLDDPSQIGVGMATALLTTLYGAVIANLFCIPLAGKLEMRSQQEIMIRELMMSGLGSLVDGHAPPVVTERLCAFLSTSSRPESSVQAA; encoded by the coding sequence ATGGATATCGCGACAATCATTGGCCTGCTGGCAGGCACAGCCCTGGTCCTGGGGTCGATTCTACTGGGCGGTTCGATATTGCCGTTCATCAACATTCCGTCACTGATGATTACTGTCGGCGGTTCCGTCTCAGCTCTGTTGATCAACTTTTCCTTAGCGAGAGTCTTAAGCGTTCTTTCAGTTCTGAAGAACTGCTTCTTTGTTAAGCTTCCAGATGCAAACGACGTCATCGAACAGTTCACCGAATATGCAAAGGTTGCCCGTCGAGACGGTTTGCTGGCGCTTGAGAAAAAACTGGATGAGATTGACGACCAGTTTTTGAAACGGGGACTCGAACTTGTGGTCGGTGGGAGTTCACGCGAAGAACTCGCTTCGATGATCGAGACAGAAATAGTCTATATCGAACATCGACACGAAAACGGCAAGAAAATTCTCGATTCAATGGCGGCAGCGGCTCCTGCCTTCGGGATGATTGGGACACTTATCGGCCTCGTCCAGATGTTGAGAACGCTTGACGACCCCAGTCAAATCGGTGTTGGCATGGCGACGGCATTGCTGACAACACTCTACGGCGCAGTGATTGCGAATTTGTTTTGCATCCCGTTAGCAGGGAAACTCGAAATGCGCAGCCAGCAGGAAATCATGATCCGGGAATTAATGATGTCCGGTCTGGGGTCGCTTGTCGATGGACACGCCCCACCGGTTGTGACTGAACGCCTGTGTGCGTTCCTCTCGACTTCAAGTCGACCTGAATCGTCAGTCCAGGCAGCCTGA
- a CDS encoding flagellar motor protein MotB, with amino-acid sequence MRRSKKSATKNGEIPRWFVTYSDVITLLMTFFILLLTFSSSEPEGFELMQESLFGSGGSASNVGVKVKDAEKETLVVRFKPPSSRMTSRGSEIPPMYTDPVTEAASKGLSALEENNDLANFERFSLDVSIHLFTTLNGEPTEVALRQLSLLANQMKRLPLELTMSVDSPEHLTNVAQLAELLTSRFDVPPGRIGIAIGDAPKGLQLSLRLEQ; translated from the coding sequence ATGAGACGATCTAAAAAATCAGCCACCAAGAACGGCGAAATTCCACGTTGGTTTGTGACTTACAGCGACGTGATCACCCTGCTGATGACGTTCTTTATCTTGTTGCTCACTTTTTCGAGCAGCGAGCCCGAAGGGTTCGAACTCATGCAGGAATCGCTTTTCGGCTCTGGCGGGAGTGCGAGTAACGTCGGAGTGAAAGTCAAAGATGCGGAGAAGGAGACTCTTGTCGTTCGATTTAAACCTCCGTCGAGTCGCATGACTTCGCGAGGGAGCGAAATCCCTCCGATGTACACAGATCCTGTTACCGAAGCAGCATCGAAAGGGTTATCTGCTCTCGAAGAGAACAATGACCTGGCAAACTTCGAACGGTTCTCGCTCGATGTCTCAATTCATCTTTTCACAACTTTGAACGGGGAGCCGACCGAAGTTGCATTGCGTCAACTGAGTCTCTTGGCGAACCAAATGAAGCGGCTGCCTCTCGAACTGACAATGAGTGTAGATTCCCCTGAACATTTGACAAATGTTGCTCAACTTGCAGAGCTGTTGACCTCTCGATTTGACGTCCCGCCAGGTCGGATCGGGATTGCGATTGGTGATGCTCCTAAAGGGCTTCAATTGTCATTACGTCTTGAGCAGTAA
- a CDS encoding flagellar motor protein MotB — MATRKKRASAGPNNSYMISFGDTMTALLAFFIVLNSLASEQTGANLYSGTGSFIQATNSLGVPGIFPSGRSQHSIQLNHSSPHYRVADETDDVKTGHGPDEVADRLHVRDREQDDFERMLNELERLHAASTSEDVAGEVTFDRYQPLPKTSQHLDEGLKQLLVELRPFLNRSGSEAEILVWTPTPSVSAWKRSAQIASEIQAQAVSYLQLNNQMASRLKSSSWQWSSPDLERPVLSIVIRRTGDSR, encoded by the coding sequence ATGGCAACTCGCAAAAAGAGAGCGTCCGCTGGGCCAAACAACTCATATATGATTTCGTTTGGCGACACGATGACGGCCTTGCTGGCGTTTTTCATTGTGTTGAACTCACTTGCTTCAGAGCAGACTGGAGCCAACTTGTATTCAGGAACTGGCTCGTTTATCCAGGCGACCAATTCACTCGGGGTCCCCGGAATTTTTCCGTCTGGAAGAAGCCAACATTCAATTCAACTGAATCATTCCAGCCCACACTACCGAGTTGCTGATGAGACTGACGACGTCAAGACTGGCCATGGCCCGGATGAGGTCGCTGATCGACTGCATGTTCGTGATCGGGAACAGGACGACTTCGAACGAATGCTTAATGAACTCGAACGGCTGCATGCCGCCTCCACTTCTGAAGATGTTGCGGGGGAGGTTACGTTTGATCGTTACCAGCCTCTTCCCAAAACATCACAGCATCTTGACGAAGGACTCAAACAACTACTCGTGGAACTTCGTCCTTTCCTGAACCGGTCAGGATCAGAAGCGGAAATTCTCGTTTGGACACCAACTCCCTCTGTCTCTGCCTGGAAACGTTCGGCTCAAATTGCTTCGGAAATTCAAGCTCAGGCCGTTTCGTATTTACAGCTGAACAATCAAATGGCTTCGCGTCTGAAGAGTTCCAGCTGGCAGTGGAGTTCTCCTGACCTCGAACGTCCGGTCCTCTCTATCGTGATTCGAAGGACAGGTGATTCCCGATGA